In Saccharomonospora marina XMU15, one genomic interval encodes:
- a CDS encoding LCP family protein, translated as MTYGGHYGGQQPPPSGRRPPRGPRQHQGAQMMPIPGSDRARQAQRRPQQATRVAPAGPPYDPPGARPGAAPPPRPPRRKRWSFGRVATALLLVVVMLLAAVWLYLEFSINRIDALPDYEGKPAAAEGTNWLIVGSDSRAGLDAEQQAQLSTGDTGGQRTDTIMIAHIPDNDTPATLLSLPRDSQVEIPGHGVNKINAAFSFGGAPLLAQTIEQATGLRIDHYAEIGFGGFANIVDAVGGVEMDIPEEMRDTKTGVVIPAGRQTLDGAQALGFVRMRYSSATPRSDLDRVANQRKFIGALANEMASPATLLNPFQVFPLLADAPDALTMDTEDHLHHLVGLAWAMRGISDGGVVTTTMPTTSASAEQWDEEKTQILLDALRTDSPIPDSVVVN; from the coding sequence ATGACCTACGGCGGGCACTACGGCGGCCAGCAGCCGCCCCCTTCCGGCCGTCGGCCGCCACGCGGCCCTCGGCAACATCAGGGCGCGCAGATGATGCCCATTCCAGGAAGTGACAGAGCCCGCCAGGCGCAGCGCAGACCACAGCAGGCCACGAGGGTGGCGCCCGCGGGGCCGCCGTACGACCCGCCCGGCGCTCGTCCTGGCGCAGCACCCCCACCGCGGCCACCTCGGCGCAAGCGGTGGTCCTTCGGCCGCGTCGCGACGGCCTTGCTGCTGGTGGTCGTGATGCTGCTGGCGGCGGTGTGGCTCTACCTCGAGTTCTCGATCAACCGGATCGACGCGCTGCCCGACTACGAGGGCAAGCCCGCCGCGGCGGAAGGCACCAACTGGCTGATCGTCGGTTCGGACTCGCGGGCGGGGCTCGACGCCGAACAGCAGGCGCAGCTTTCCACCGGCGACACCGGAGGGCAGCGCACCGACACGATCATGATCGCGCACATCCCCGACAACGACACGCCTGCTACTTTGCTCAGCCTGCCCCGCGACTCGCAGGTCGAGATACCTGGCCACGGTGTCAACAAGATCAACGCGGCGTTCTCCTTCGGTGGCGCGCCGCTGCTGGCGCAGACCATCGAGCAAGCCACCGGGCTGCGGATCGACCACTATGCCGAGATCGGGTTCGGCGGGTTCGCCAACATCGTCGACGCGGTCGGCGGCGTGGAGATGGACATACCGGAGGAGATGCGCGACACCAAGACCGGAGTGGTGATCCCGGCGGGCAGGCAGACTCTCGACGGTGCGCAGGCGCTGGGCTTCGTCCGGATGCGGTACAGCTCGGCGACCCCGCGATCGGATCTCGACCGGGTCGCCAACCAGCGCAAGTTCATCGGCGCGCTCGCCAACGAGATGGCCAGCCCCGCGACGTTGCTCAACCCGTTCCAGGTGTTCCCACTGCTGGCCGACGCTCCCGACGCGCTGACCATGGACACCGAGGATCACCTACACCACCTGGTCGGCCTCGCCTGGGCCATGCGCGGCATCTCCGACGGTGGGGTGGTGACGACGACGATGCCCACCACCTCGGCGTCGGCGGAACAGTGGGACGAGGAGAAGACGCAGATCCTGCTCGACGCGCTGCGCACCGACTCGCCGATCCCCGACAGCGTCGTCGTGAACTGA